The Streptomyces sp. SS1-1 genome has a segment encoding these proteins:
- a CDS encoding type I polyketide synthase, with translation MGNDDKLREYLRRATAELRQTTRRLRDAEQRWHEPIAVVATGCRFPGGVRGPEDLWDLVDSGTDAVSGFPRNRGWDVDGLYDPEPATPGRTYCAQGGFLHDAGEFDADFFRISPREARETDPQQRLLLELSWELLERARIAPTSLKGSSTGVFTGLVYHDYTAQGIGSLASVASGRIAYTLGLEGPAVTVDTACSSSLVAVHLAAHALRAGECDLAIAGGVTVMATPDSFVGFSQDRGLAPDGRCKSFSADADGTTWSEGAGLLLLERLPRARRLGHPVLAVLRGSAVNQDGASNGLSAPNGPAQQRVIEQALRSAQLSADQVDAVEAHGTGTSLGDPIEAQALLATYGQGRTPDRPLWLGSVKSNIGHAQAAAGVGGVIKMIEALRHETLPPTLHVTEPTSGVDWSAGHARLLTRARPWPRTGRPRRAGVSAFGLSGTNAHVIIEEAPPADVPPAEAPPADGHPAEAPAAAAPTETESARRTATPGRRPSPLLVSGRGEPALRAQAAALLDHVRAHPGQSMLDLAHSLAVSRAHLEERAAVIAADEESAYAALASLADGGTAPGLVRGAAPADARTAFLFTGQGAQHLGMGRELHAAHPVFAAALDAATAALDPHLDRPLRDVMWGSDAALLDRTGYAQPALFAVEVALFRLLESWGVRPDHLLGHSVGELAAAHVAGVFTLTDAALLVAARGRLMQALPAGGAMVAVQAPPDEVTPFLDDRVAVAAVNSPSSLVLSGTEDAVMAVADKLRGAGRRTRRLAVSHAFHSALMEPMLDTFAEVAAGIRYEEPRLAVVSTLTGRPVTGELTDPGHWVRQVRTTVRFGDGVQWLIDRGVTTFLELGPDAALSAVGPENVPSGADVAFVPVLRRDRPEEQDLVTAVARAHTRGTPVDWSAFHADSGARLIDLPTYRFQRTWYWSEPAPPATAAAPDPADEDFWNGLERADLPALATDLGVRSEALAEVLPALAAARGTRRAEAHVADWRYGVVWQPAAEPTPRRTDAGWLLVLPESHTGDPLVTAVTAALTEHVGDVVTFPVGPDEDRTALTARLREHTAGRDRAAPRGVLSLLALATGPHHRHPALPGGLAATVTLAQALTDAAVTAPLWCATVGAVAVDATEQPDPAQAMLHGLGTGLALDLPDTWGGLVDLPADSDAGALRRMCGVLTAAAGDTTPQTAPEDHVAVRPAGVFARRMVRAPLDGPPAAPWRTSGTVLITGGTGGLGAHVARLMAEAGAGHLLLVGRRGARAPGVEELRAELAELGADVTVAACDVSDRAALRALLDGIPARRPLTAVVHAAGARQRIAPLGDLALGELADVARAKVTGAENLHELLAGTPLDAFVLFSSGAAVWGSAGQAGYAAANAHLDALAAARRARGLPATAIAWGSWDGGMVDAELATGMRRLGAPPMRPDLAVTALRQILDHREHHVVVADIDWARFAPVYTMARRRPLLDALPDAATHGNAPPSGDGDALSGRLAGLPPAQQDREVLDLVRTHVAALLGYDDPQTLEPAKAFTDLGFDSVAATDLKIRLSAATGLDLPATLVFDHATPAAVAAHLRTLLAPPTDAERLLGDLDRLETALAALPAEDIERHHITGRLRALLTAAETTTTDGGPIGEDATADEIFDFIDNQLGLNG, from the coding sequence ATGGGCAACGACGACAAGCTCCGCGAGTACCTCAGACGCGCCACCGCCGAACTCCGGCAGACCACTCGCAGACTCCGCGACGCCGAGCAGCGGTGGCACGAACCCATCGCCGTCGTCGCGACGGGCTGCCGGTTCCCCGGCGGCGTGCGCGGCCCCGAGGACCTGTGGGACCTGGTCGACTCCGGTACGGACGCCGTCTCCGGGTTCCCCCGCAACCGGGGCTGGGACGTGGACGGCCTGTACGACCCGGAGCCGGCCACGCCCGGCAGGACGTACTGCGCGCAGGGCGGCTTCCTGCACGACGCGGGCGAGTTCGACGCGGACTTCTTCCGGATCAGTCCGCGCGAGGCGAGGGAGACCGACCCGCAACAGAGGCTGCTGCTGGAGCTGTCGTGGGAACTGCTGGAACGGGCCCGTATCGCCCCCACCTCCCTCAAGGGCAGTTCCACCGGCGTGTTCACGGGCCTCGTCTACCACGACTACACGGCCCAGGGCATCGGCAGCCTGGCCAGTGTCGCCTCCGGGCGGATCGCCTACACCCTGGGCCTGGAAGGGCCCGCCGTGACCGTGGACACCGCCTGCTCGTCCTCGCTGGTGGCCGTGCACCTGGCCGCCCACGCGCTGCGGGCCGGCGAGTGCGACCTGGCCATCGCCGGCGGCGTCACGGTGATGGCCACACCCGACTCCTTCGTCGGCTTCAGCCAGGACCGCGGGCTCGCCCCCGACGGACGCTGCAAGTCGTTCTCCGCCGACGCCGACGGCACCACCTGGTCCGAGGGCGCCGGACTGCTGCTGCTGGAACGCCTGCCCCGGGCACGCCGCCTCGGCCATCCGGTCCTTGCGGTGCTCCGCGGCAGCGCCGTCAACCAGGACGGCGCCAGCAACGGCCTCTCCGCCCCCAACGGCCCCGCCCAGCAGCGTGTGATCGAACAGGCGTTGCGCAGCGCCCAGTTGTCGGCCGACCAGGTCGACGCCGTCGAGGCGCACGGCACCGGAACCTCCCTCGGCGACCCCATCGAGGCACAGGCGCTGCTCGCCACCTACGGGCAGGGCCGCACCCCCGACCGGCCGCTGTGGCTCGGCTCCGTCAAGTCCAACATCGGGCACGCACAGGCCGCCGCCGGGGTCGGGGGCGTGATCAAGATGATCGAGGCGCTGCGCCACGAGACGCTGCCGCCGACTCTGCACGTCACGGAACCCACGTCCGGCGTGGACTGGTCGGCCGGACACGCCCGGCTCCTGACCCGGGCGCGGCCGTGGCCGCGCACCGGCCGTCCCCGGCGGGCCGGGGTCTCCGCGTTCGGCCTCAGCGGGACCAACGCGCACGTCATCATCGAGGAGGCCCCTCCCGCCGACGTACCTCCGGCTGAGGCTCCTCCCGCCGACGGCCATCCGGCTGAGGCTCCAGCCGCAGCCGCACCCACGGAAACCGAGTCCGCTCGGCGCACAGCCACGCCCGGCCGCCGTCCCTCGCCGCTCCTCGTGTCCGGCCGCGGCGAACCGGCCCTGCGCGCCCAGGCCGCAGCCCTCCTCGACCATGTCCGTGCCCACCCCGGCCAGTCCATGCTCGACCTGGCCCACTCGCTGGCGGTGTCGCGAGCCCACCTTGAGGAACGCGCCGCAGTGATCGCCGCCGACGAGGAATCGGCCTACGCCGCGCTCGCCTCGCTGGCCGACGGCGGTACCGCGCCCGGCCTGGTGCGCGGCGCGGCGCCAGCCGACGCGAGGACGGCGTTCCTGTTCACCGGGCAGGGCGCCCAGCACCTCGGCATGGGCCGCGAACTGCACGCCGCCCACCCCGTGTTCGCCGCCGCCCTCGATGCCGCCACAGCCGCACTCGACCCCCACCTGGACCGTCCGCTGCGCGACGTGATGTGGGGTTCCGACGCCGCGCTGCTCGACCGGACCGGCTACGCCCAGCCCGCCCTGTTCGCCGTGGAGGTGGCACTGTTCAGGCTGCTGGAATCCTGGGGCGTACGGCCCGACCACCTGCTCGGCCACTCCGTCGGCGAACTCGCCGCCGCCCACGTGGCCGGAGTCTTCACCCTGACCGACGCCGCCCTGCTGGTGGCCGCGCGCGGCCGGCTGATGCAGGCGCTCCCGGCGGGCGGTGCCATGGTGGCCGTACAGGCGCCGCCGGACGAGGTGACGCCCTTCCTGGACGACCGGGTCGCGGTGGCCGCCGTCAACAGCCCCTCCTCGCTCGTGCTGTCCGGCACCGAGGACGCCGTCATGGCCGTGGCGGACAAGCTCCGCGGCGCGGGCCGGCGCACCAGGAGGCTCGCCGTGTCGCACGCGTTCCACTCGGCGCTCATGGAACCGATGCTCGACACGTTCGCCGAGGTCGCCGCCGGGATCCGCTACGAGGAGCCCCGGCTCGCGGTCGTCTCCACGCTGACCGGCCGACCCGTCACGGGCGAACTGACCGACCCCGGTCACTGGGTGCGGCAGGTCCGCACCACCGTACGGTTCGGCGACGGCGTGCAATGGCTCATCGACCGGGGTGTGACCACCTTCCTCGAACTGGGCCCCGACGCGGCACTGAGCGCCGTAGGACCCGAGAACGTGCCGTCCGGCGCCGACGTGGCGTTCGTGCCCGTGCTGCGCCGCGACCGCCCGGAGGAGCAGGACCTGGTCACGGCAGTGGCGCGCGCCCACACCCGGGGCACCCCCGTGGACTGGTCCGCCTTCCACGCGGACAGCGGCGCCCGTCTGATCGACCTGCCGACCTACCGCTTCCAGCGCACCTGGTACTGGTCCGAGCCCGCCCCGCCCGCCACGGCGGCGGCCCCCGACCCGGCCGACGAGGACTTCTGGAACGGACTGGAGCGAGCCGACCTGCCCGCGCTGGCGACGGACCTGGGCGTCCGCTCCGAAGCGCTGGCCGAGGTGCTGCCCGCCCTGGCCGCGGCCCGCGGCACCCGGCGCGCCGAGGCCCACGTCGCCGACTGGCGCTACGGCGTGGTCTGGCAGCCGGCCGCAGAGCCCACACCCCGCCGCACCGACGCCGGTTGGCTGCTCGTGCTGCCCGAGTCCCACACCGGTGATCCCCTCGTGACGGCGGTCACCGCCGCGCTGACCGAGCACGTCGGCGACGTCGTCACCTTCCCGGTCGGCCCGGACGAGGACCGTACGGCCCTGACCGCCCGGCTGCGCGAACACACCGCCGGGCGCGACCGTGCAGCGCCGCGAGGCGTCCTGTCCCTGCTCGCCCTCGCCACCGGGCCGCACCACCGGCACCCCGCCCTGCCCGGCGGACTCGCCGCCACGGTCACCCTCGCGCAGGCACTCACCGACGCCGCCGTGACCGCCCCGCTGTGGTGCGCGACCGTCGGCGCCGTCGCCGTCGACGCCACGGAACAGCCGGACCCCGCCCAGGCCATGCTGCACGGCCTCGGCACCGGACTCGCCCTGGACCTGCCGGACACCTGGGGCGGCCTCGTCGACCTGCCCGCCGACTCCGACGCGGGGGCACTGCGCAGGATGTGCGGCGTGCTGACGGCGGCGGCCGGTGACACCACACCGCAGACCGCACCCGAGGACCACGTCGCCGTCCGCCCGGCGGGGGTGTTCGCCCGCCGCATGGTGCGCGCACCCCTCGACGGGCCCCCGGCAGCGCCCTGGCGCACCTCGGGCACCGTCCTGATCACCGGCGGAACCGGCGGGCTCGGCGCCCATGTCGCCCGCCTCATGGCCGAAGCCGGTGCCGGACACCTCCTGCTCGTGGGCCGGCGCGGCGCGCGGGCACCGGGCGTCGAGGAGTTGCGCGCCGAGCTGGCCGAGCTGGGCGCGGACGTCACCGTGGCGGCCTGCGACGTGTCCGACCGTGCCGCGCTGCGGGCCCTGCTGGACGGCATCCCCGCCCGCCGTCCGCTCACCGCCGTCGTCCACGCGGCCGGCGCCCGGCAGCGGATCGCACCGCTGGGAGACCTCGCCCTCGGCGAACTCGCGGACGTGGCGCGCGCCAAGGTGACCGGCGCCGAGAACCTGCACGAACTCCTCGCCGGCACACCGCTCGACGCGTTCGTGCTGTTCTCGTCGGGCGCAGCCGTATGGGGCAGCGCGGGCCAGGCCGGCTACGCCGCCGCGAACGCCCACCTGGACGCGCTCGCCGCCGCACGCAGAGCCCGGGGCCTGCCCGCCACCGCCATCGCCTGGGGCTCCTGGGACGGCGGGATGGTCGACGCCGAACTGGCCACGGGCATGCGGCGACTGGGCGCCCCTCCCATGCGGCCCGACCTGGCCGTCACCGCGCTGCGGCAGATCCTCGACCACCGCGAGCACCATGTCGTGGTCGCCGACATCGACTGGGCCCGCTTCGCCCCCGTCTACACGATGGCCCGCCGGCGCCCCCTCCTCGACGCGCTGCCCGACGCAGCCACGCACGGGAATGCCCCACCGTCCGGCGACGGCGACGCACTGTCCGGCCGGCTCGCCGGACTGCCGCCCGCGCAGCAGGACCGCGAGGTGCTCGACCTCGTCCGCACCCACGTGGCCGCCCTGCTCGGCTACGACGACCCGCAGACGCTGGAGCCCGCCAAGGCGTTCACGGACCTGGGCTTCGACTCCGTCGCCGCCACCGACCTGAAGATCCGGCTGTCCGCGGCGACCGGCCTCGACCTGCCCGCCACCCTGGTGTTCGACCACGCCACCCCCGCCGCGGTCGCCGCCCACCTGCGTACCCTCCTCGCCCCACCCACCGACGCGGAACGGCTCCTCGGCGACCTGGACCGCCTCGAGACCGCCCTCGCGGCGCTGCCCGCCGAGGACATCGAGCGGCACCACATCACCGGCCGGCTCCGCGCCCTCCTCACAGCGGCCGAGACGACCACCACGGACGGCGGCCCGATCGGCGAGGACGCCACCGCCGACGAGATCTTCGACTTCATCGACAACCAGCTCGGACTGAACGGATGA